The following coding sequences lie in one Rhinolophus ferrumequinum isolate MPI-CBG mRhiFer1 chromosome 14, mRhiFer1_v1.p, whole genome shotgun sequence genomic window:
- the LOC117034113 gene encoding serine/threonine-protein kinase MARK2-like: protein MSHDFSDVPVDQEPYSGHYELLQTTGKGTFSKVVLGQHLLTGTKVTVKIMDQLVAFQVHRPVLREVHCMADLHHHNFVQLFHMISTTKSLFLVLELVPGGDLVDYLCAYGCMPEDNARSIFQQLVSAVQYCHDKGIAHRHPNAHSMLLDTQMNTKVKDFGLGTSFTGRQLSTFCGSPTYAAPELFLGQKYHGPAADLWSLGVLLYRTLLNTVPFKGMNWGDLQRKVLRGKYVVPSCLSLEVENFQKKLLTLNPQNRKHLKDMPHTWLNKSHEEELKPYIDPPSDVTDPWVTKEMLNLGFHWEDIKDTLSKKTYNNVLAKYCILNTKKTKVQYHTFKIKPFHPPELQSPSLSAAQKVQPECSGFQQAEQQPIDHESGQKFQESTRLSAILESSTTTSNCKVQDHHPQPSLGSKCDF, encoded by the coding sequence ATGTCCCACGACTTTTCAGATGTCCCTGTTGACCAGGAGCCCTACAGTGGCCATTACGAGCTCCTGCAAACCACTGGCAAGGGCACCTTTTCCAAGGTGGTGCTGGGCCAGCACCTATTAACAGGGACGAAGGTGACTGTTAAAATCATGGATCAACTGGTCGCCTTCCAAGTTCACAGACCTGTCCTGCGAGAAGTCCACTGCATGGCGGACTTGCACCACCATAATTTCGTCCAACTATTCCATATGATCAGCACTACGAAATCCCTCTTCCTAGTCTTAGAACTCGTGCCTGGAGGGGACTTGGTGGACTACCTTTGTGCCTATGGCTGCATGCCAGAGGACAATGCCCGCAGCATCTTTCAGCAGCTGGTATCAGCAGTGCAATACTGCCATGACAAGGGCATTGCTCACAGGCACCCGAATGCACACAGCATGCTGCTAGACACTCAGATGAACACTAAAGTGAAAGACTTTGGACTTGGCACATCCTTCACGGGCCGTCAGTTGAGCACCTTTTGCGGCAGTCCCACGTATGCAGCCCCGGAACTCTTTCTGGGCCAAAAATATCATGGTCCTGCTGCGGACTTATGGAGCTTGGGAGTACTGCTGTACAGGACGCTCCTGAACACTGTCCCTTTCAAGGGAATGAACTGGGGAGACCTGCAAAGGAAGGTACTGAGAGGGAAATACGTGGTGCCCTCTTGTTTATCTCTTGAAGTagaaaacttccaaaaaaaaCTACTAACACTCAACCCACAGAACAGAAAACATCTGAAAGACATGCCACATACTTGGCTAAACAAGAGCCACGAGGAAGAACTGAAGCCTTACATTGATCCACCCAGTGATGTCACAGATCCCTGGGTAACAAAAGAAATGCTGAATCTGGGCTTTCACTGGGAAGATATCAAGGACACGTtgtcaaagaaaacatacaataatGTCTTGGCCAAGTACTGTATcctaaacacaaaaaaaacaaaagtccagtaTCACACCTTCAAGATAAAGCCCTTCCATCCTCCTGAGCTCCAGAGCCCTAGTCTCTCCGCAGCCCAGAAGGTTCAGCCAGAATGTTCCGGTTTCCAGCAGGCAGAGCAGCAGCCTATTGACCATGAATCAGGGCAGAAGTTTCAAGAGTCCACCAGGCTTTCAGCCATCCTAGAGTCCAGCACCACAACTTCCAACTGCAAAGTCCAGGaccaccacccccaacccagCCTGGGCTCCAAGTGCGATTTCTGA